One Micromonospora eburnea genomic region harbors:
- a CDS encoding ABC transporter ATP-binding protein, which yields MTYLEARGVVKAYGRTPALRGVTLDVAEGEVVAVTGPSGCGKSTLLHCLAGILRPDAGQVTWRGEQIDTWSEAARSRLRRTDFGVLFQFGQLVAELTAAENVALPLLLAGTGRREARTAALAWLERLGVAEVADVRPGEMSGGQQQRCATARALVTEPRVLFADEPTGALDTLTGEQVLTQLVRLAREQHTTVVLITHEPRIAAYADREVTLRDGIVDHSGLGLDAPLPGGQR from the coding sequence GTGACGTACCTGGAAGCTCGTGGCGTGGTCAAGGCGTACGGCCGGACACCCGCGCTGCGTGGCGTGACGCTCGACGTGGCCGAAGGGGAGGTCGTCGCCGTCACCGGGCCGAGCGGTTGCGGCAAGTCGACCCTGCTGCACTGCCTCGCCGGCATCCTGCGCCCCGACGCCGGGCAGGTCACCTGGCGAGGTGAGCAGATCGACACCTGGTCCGAGGCGGCCCGATCCCGGTTGCGCCGTACCGACTTCGGGGTGCTCTTCCAGTTCGGTCAGCTCGTCGCCGAGCTGACCGCAGCGGAGAACGTCGCCCTTCCGCTGTTGCTCGCCGGCACGGGGCGGCGAGAGGCGCGGACGGCGGCGCTGGCCTGGCTGGAGCGGCTGGGCGTGGCCGAGGTCGCCGACGTCCGGCCGGGCGAGATGTCCGGCGGGCAGCAGCAGCGCTGCGCCACCGCCCGGGCGTTGGTCACCGAGCCCCGGGTGCTCTTCGCCGACGAGCCGACCGGCGCACTGGACACGCTCACCGGCGAGCAGGTGCTCACCCAACTGGTCCGGCTCGCCCGCGAGCAGCACACCACCGTCGTGCTGATCACCCACGAGCCGCGCATCGCCGCGTACGCCGACCGCGAGGTGACCCTGCGGGACGGGATCGTGGACCACTCGGGTCTGGGGCTCGACGCGCCACTGCCGGGCGGCCAGCGGTGA
- a CDS encoding FtsX-like permease family protein translates to MRPGALLRLALAGTRTDLARVALTALSAALATLAGLAALTVLAIRKPPGDAYTESEQYANALLREPGLRGGTAFALLLLAIPVLALAGQCARLGAPARDRRLAALRLAGATPGQVTGVAMVETGLATLLGTLAGLALYLAGHRLLDRPDERGQLPLPTDVYPSTVGAAVLVLGLPVVAALITALMLRRVATTPFGVVRKVRTRGPWPWPGLLIILGLAAFAVLRPMSIWYTRQYGNPPTWLPPVLLVGGGLVAMVGVVTGTGWISHTAGRLLHRYARRPAALLAARRLMADPWAGSRTFAALLAALIFGAGAAGFRAYFLANVEVGRRSSDIVSTQNDFYLGTMDLVDLAVAVALTIAAGGLLVALAEGIIARRRQYAALVAAGVPRGTLGRSILWQSLAPAVPAIAIALTTGLLLARGLLGSPSSGIISRQICDADEAICADPATAAPYLRVESTPEITVAPGVPVEQLAWLAGGALVAVLAIVGVGLLFLRSSTAVEELRTT, encoded by the coding sequence GTGAGGCCCGGCGCCCTCCTCCGGCTCGCCCTGGCCGGCACCCGGACCGACCTGGCCCGGGTGGCGCTGACCGCACTGAGCGCCGCCCTCGCGACCCTCGCCGGCCTGGCCGCGCTGACCGTGCTGGCCATCCGCAAGCCGCCCGGGGACGCGTACACCGAGTCGGAGCAGTACGCCAACGCCCTGCTGCGGGAGCCGGGGCTGCGCGGCGGCACGGCGTTCGCCCTGCTGCTGCTGGCCATCCCGGTGCTGGCGTTGGCCGGGCAGTGCGCCCGGCTCGGTGCCCCGGCCCGGGACCGCCGGCTCGCCGCGCTCCGGCTGGCCGGGGCCACCCCCGGCCAGGTCACCGGGGTCGCCATGGTGGAGACCGGGCTGGCGACCCTGCTCGGCACGCTGGCCGGCCTGGCGCTCTATCTGGCCGGCCACCGGTTGCTGGACCGGCCGGACGAGCGCGGTCAGCTACCCCTGCCCACCGACGTGTATCCGTCGACCGTCGGGGCGGCGGTGCTGGTGCTCGGGCTGCCGGTGGTCGCCGCGCTGATCACCGCGCTGATGCTCCGCCGGGTGGCGACCACCCCGTTCGGCGTGGTCCGGAAGGTGCGGACCCGGGGCCCCTGGCCCTGGCCCGGCCTGCTGATCATTCTGGGGCTGGCCGCCTTCGCCGTCCTCCGGCCGATGTCGATCTGGTACACCCGCCAGTACGGCAATCCACCGACCTGGCTGCCGCCGGTGCTGCTGGTCGGCGGCGGGCTGGTCGCCATGGTCGGCGTGGTCACCGGCACCGGCTGGATCTCCCACACCGCCGGTCGGCTGCTGCACCGGTACGCCCGGCGGCCCGCCGCCCTGCTGGCGGCGCGCCGGCTGATGGCCGATCCGTGGGCGGGCAGCCGGACCTTCGCCGCGCTTCTCGCCGCGCTCATCTTCGGGGCCGGGGCCGCCGGGTTCCGCGCCTACTTCCTGGCGAACGTGGAGGTCGGCCGCCGGAGCAGCGACATCGTGTCCACTCAGAACGACTTCTATCTCGGCACCATGGATCTGGTCGACCTGGCGGTGGCGGTGGCGCTCACGATCGCGGCGGGTGGGTTGCTGGTCGCCCTGGCGGAGGGGATCATCGCCCGCCGCCGCCAGTACGCGGCGCTGGTCGCGGCCGGGGTGCCGCGCGGCACGCTCGGGCGGTCCATTCTCTGGCAGTCGCTCGCGCCGGCGGTGCCGGCGATCGCCATCGCACTGACCACCGGCCTCCTGCTCGCCCGGGGCCTGCTCGGCTCGCCGAGCAGTGGCATCATCTCCCGGCAGATCTGTGACGCGGATGAGGCCATCTGTGCCGACCCGGCGACGGCCGCCCCGTACCTCCGCGTCGAGTCGACGCCGGAGATAACCGTGGCTCCAGGCGTACCGGTGGAGCAGCTGGCGTGGCTCGCGGGCGGTGCCCTGGTCGCGGTGCTGGCGATCGTCGGCGTCGGCCTGCTCTTCCTGCGGTCCAGCACGGCGGTGGAGGAGCTGCGGACGACCTGA
- a CDS encoding threonine ammonia-lyase, which yields MELISIEDVRAAAADVAATVVRTPLLPMPWDDGLWVKPESLQPVGSFKLRGATHAVARLDPAVRSRGVVTHSSGNHGQALAYAARAAGVPCTVVVPEGAPQVKVDRIRALGAEVVLVPPARRLPEAERVAAETGATLVPPFDDPRIIAGQGTIGLEIVADLPDVDVVLVPVGGGGLSSGVATAVKALHPSAVVIGVEPALAADARDSLAAGEVVVWDVERTYRTSADGLRTNLSALTLAHLRERLDGIVTVTEEEIRAAMGRLAREARLVVEPSGAVAVAARLFRRDELPSGRTVAVVTGGNLDPAALASVLAD from the coding sequence ATGGAGCTGATCTCGATCGAGGACGTCCGAGCCGCCGCCGCCGATGTCGCCGCAACGGTGGTGCGTACCCCGCTGTTGCCGATGCCCTGGGACGACGGCCTGTGGGTCAAGCCGGAGAGCCTGCAACCGGTCGGGTCGTTCAAGCTGCGCGGGGCGACCCACGCGGTGGCCCGGCTCGACCCGGCCGTCCGGTCCCGGGGCGTGGTGACCCACTCGTCGGGCAACCATGGGCAGGCCCTCGCGTACGCGGCGCGGGCCGCCGGAGTCCCGTGTACGGTGGTCGTCCCAGAGGGGGCGCCGCAGGTCAAGGTGGACCGGATCCGGGCGCTCGGCGCCGAGGTGGTGCTGGTCCCGCCGGCCCGCCGGCTGCCCGAGGCGGAGCGGGTCGCCGCCGAGACAGGTGCCACCCTGGTGCCGCCCTTCGACGACCCGCGGATCATCGCCGGGCAGGGCACCATCGGGCTGGAGATCGTGGCGGACCTGCCCGACGTCGACGTGGTGCTGGTGCCGGTGGGCGGCGGTGGGCTCTCCTCGGGGGTCGCCACGGCGGTGAAGGCGCTGCACCCGTCGGCCGTCGTGATCGGGGTGGAGCCGGCGCTGGCCGCCGACGCCCGCGACTCGCTCGCCGCCGGTGAGGTGGTGGTCTGGGACGTCGAGCGGACCTACCGGACCAGCGCCGACGGGCTGCGTACCAACCTGTCCGCGTTGACCCTGGCCCACCTGCGGGAACGCCTCGACGGCATTGTCACGGTGACCGAGGAGGAGATCAGGGCGGCGATGGGCCGGCTGGCCCGCGAGGCCCGACTGGTGGTCGAGCCGAGCGGCGCCGTGGCGGTCGCGGCCCGCCTGTTCCGCCGGGACGAGCTGCCGTCGGGGCGTACCGTCGCGGTGGTCACCGGCGGCAACCTCGACCCGGCGGCGCTGGCGTCGGTGCTCGCCGACTGA
- a CDS encoding S9 family peptidase, with product MTTTPVPVAKRVPTERTHHGDTVVDEYAWLAAKDDPATIAHLTAENAYTEARTAHLEGLRAELFEETRRRTQETDLSVPTRKDGYWYYTRTVEGQQYGVHCRRAVRDGETTPPISADGAPLDGEEVLLDGNQLAEGHDFFALGAFDVSPDGRWLAYSTDFAGDERFTLRIKDLGSGEVLPDEIPDTFYGTAWSTDASTLFYVTVDDAWRPNRVWRHAVGTPSSEDVVVHQEDDERFWVGVELTRSERFVVIDIHSKITSEVRVIPAANPTGEPAIIAPRRQGVEYSVEHHGHRFLILHNDGAEDFALAFTPADAPGDWTPLIEHSPGTRLEAVDAFENHLVVSLRGNGLTGLRVLPIGGGDPYDIGFPEPIYSVGLDANPEYRTNEVRLRYTSLVTPDSIYDYDLVTRQMVLRKQKPVRPGPDGRAYDPTDYEQHREWALADDGTRVPISLVCRKDTPRDGSAPCVIYGYGSYEASMDPWFSIARLSLLDRGVIFAVAHIRGGGELGRRWYDQGKLLAKRNTFTDFVACARHLVKAGWTAGDRLVARGASAGGLLMGAVANLAPDAFAGIVAQVPFVDALTSILDPSLPLTVTEWEEWGNPLDDPEVYAYMKSYTPYENVAPVDYPAILAVTSLNDTRVLYHEPAKWIARLRAVAPQGDYLLKTEMGAGHGGPSGRYDAWREEAFINAWILDRLGRA from the coding sequence GTGACCACCACACCCGTACCCGTCGCCAAGCGCGTCCCGACCGAACGCACCCACCACGGCGACACCGTCGTCGACGAGTACGCCTGGCTCGCCGCCAAGGACGACCCCGCGACGATCGCCCACCTGACCGCGGAGAACGCGTACACCGAGGCGCGCACCGCGCACCTGGAGGGGCTGCGCGCGGAGCTGTTCGAGGAGACCCGCCGGCGCACCCAGGAGACCGACCTGTCGGTGCCCACCCGCAAGGACGGCTACTGGTACTACACCCGCACGGTCGAGGGCCAGCAGTACGGTGTGCACTGCCGCCGGGCCGTCCGGGACGGCGAGACCACGCCCCCGATCAGCGCCGACGGCGCCCCGCTGGACGGCGAGGAGGTGCTGCTCGACGGCAATCAACTCGCCGAGGGGCACGACTTCTTCGCCCTCGGCGCGTTCGACGTCAGCCCGGACGGACGCTGGCTGGCCTACTCGACGGACTTCGCCGGGGACGAGCGGTTCACCCTGCGGATCAAGGACCTGGGCAGCGGCGAGGTGCTGCCCGACGAGATTCCGGACACCTTCTACGGCACCGCCTGGTCCACCGACGCCTCGACGCTCTTCTACGTCACCGTGGACGACGCCTGGCGGCCGAACCGGGTCTGGCGGCACGCGGTCGGCACCCCGTCGAGCGAGGACGTGGTGGTCCACCAGGAGGACGACGAGCGGTTCTGGGTCGGCGTCGAGCTGACCCGCTCCGAGCGGTTCGTGGTCATCGACATCCACAGCAAGATCACCAGCGAGGTACGGGTCATCCCGGCCGCCAACCCGACCGGCGAGCCGGCGATCATCGCCCCCCGCCGGCAGGGCGTCGAATACTCGGTGGAGCACCACGGGCACCGGTTCCTGATCCTGCACAACGACGGCGCGGAGGACTTCGCGCTGGCGTTCACCCCGGCGGACGCACCCGGCGACTGGACGCCGCTGATCGAGCACTCGCCGGGCACCCGGTTGGAGGCCGTCGACGCGTTCGAGAACCACCTGGTCGTCTCGCTGCGCGGCAACGGGCTGACCGGGCTGCGGGTGCTGCCGATCGGCGGCGGCGACCCGTACGACATCGGCTTCCCCGAGCCGATCTACAGCGTGGGGCTGGACGCCAACCCGGAGTACCGCACCAACGAGGTTCGGCTGCGCTACACGTCGCTGGTCACCCCCGACTCGATCTACGACTACGACCTGGTCACCCGGCAGATGGTGCTCCGCAAGCAGAAGCCGGTCCGGCCGGGGCCGGACGGGCGGGCGTACGACCCGACGGACTACGAGCAGCACCGGGAGTGGGCGCTCGCCGACGACGGCACCCGGGTGCCGATCTCGCTGGTCTGCCGGAAGGACACCCCGCGCGACGGTTCCGCCCCGTGTGTCATCTACGGCTACGGCTCGTACGAGGCGAGCATGGACCCCTGGTTCTCGATCGCCCGGCTCAGTCTGCTCGACCGGGGCGTCATCTTCGCCGTCGCGCACATCCGCGGCGGTGGCGAACTGGGCCGCCGCTGGTACGACCAGGGCAAGCTGCTCGCCAAGCGGAACACCTTCACCGACTTCGTGGCCTGCGCCCGGCACCTGGTCAAGGCCGGTTGGACGGCCGGCGACCGCCTCGTCGCCCGGGGCGCGTCGGCCGGCGGCCTGCTGATGGGCGCGGTGGCCAACCTCGCCCCGGACGCGTTCGCCGGGATCGTCGCGCAGGTGCCCTTCGTGGACGCGCTCACCTCGATCCTCGACCCGTCGCTGCCGCTCACCGTCACCGAGTGGGAGGAGTGGGGCAACCCGCTCGACGACCCGGAGGTATACGCGTACATGAAGTCGTACACCCCGTACGAGAACGTGGCCCCGGTCGACTACCCGGCCATCCTCGCGGTGACCAGCCTGAACGACACCCGCGTGCTCTACCACGAGCCGGCCAAGTGGATCGCCCGGTTGCGGGCTGTCGCGCCGCAGGGCGACTACCTGCTCAAGACCGAGATGGGTGCCGGCCACGGCGGCCCGAGCGGCCGGTACGACGCCTGGCGCGAGGAGGCGTTCATCAACGCCTGGATCCTCGACCGCCTCGGCCGAGCCTGA
- a CDS encoding FAD-binding oxidoreductase, with amino-acid sequence MAAAASSTDRPGALEITRRLARICGSPFARFAGPADEVAGRTARWVAVPGGPRAAAEVLRLAAAHDLTVVPRGAGTKIDWGAAPAQVDIMLDTGRLAGVWHEPQGSPVAEIGAGTPLRAAQASLGRTGQRLPVDAPSPGATLGGVLAADEAGPLRHRHGTPCAQLVGVRYLDADGELVSIGESGTASLGRAAPTARDQAGRGGAASAGLVDGDGAGPGGGAGPGGGAAALFGAGDLPGLDVARLLCGSQGGLGVLVSATMRVQTVPASRVWVSHPVWTPLEVHDLVRAVLTAGLDPAAIELDLPVPVPLPRRRVHPSHPSVFRRPDHPAVAGRPAAAGSLVVLLEGGPADVAERVERLTALLGGDAVAGHTAPEWWGRYPFAPGDTALRIEVPINDLHAAVYALRDAAGGPVPVRGSAGVGTVHAALPGSLAPDRVASILAAVRGVLLARQGRCVVVSAPGPVRRVVDLWGELPALPGLRTAKAHLDPHHRLAPGRLPGGL; translated from the coding sequence ATGGCGGCTGCTGCGAGTTCCACCGATCGACCCGGAGCCCTGGAGATCACCCGGCGACTGGCCCGGATCTGCGGCTCGCCGTTCGCCCGATTCGCCGGTCCGGCCGACGAGGTGGCCGGTCGAACGGCCCGCTGGGTGGCGGTGCCGGGCGGCCCACGCGCTGCCGCCGAGGTGCTGCGGCTCGCCGCCGCGCACGATCTCACGGTGGTGCCACGCGGCGCCGGCACGAAGATCGACTGGGGGGCCGCCCCGGCGCAGGTCGACATCATGCTCGACACCGGCCGACTCGCCGGGGTCTGGCACGAGCCGCAGGGCTCCCCGGTGGCCGAGATCGGCGCCGGCACCCCGTTGCGGGCGGCGCAGGCGAGCCTGGGCCGCACCGGTCAGCGCCTGCCGGTCGACGCGCCCTCCCCCGGGGCGACCCTGGGCGGGGTGCTCGCCGCCGACGAGGCCGGCCCGCTGCGGCACCGGCACGGCACTCCGTGCGCCCAGCTCGTCGGGGTCCGCTACCTGGACGCCGACGGCGAGCTGGTCAGCATCGGCGAGTCCGGCACGGCATCGCTGGGCCGGGCCGCGCCGACGGCTCGCGACCAGGCGGGCAGAGGCGGGGCGGCGTCCGCCGGCCTGGTGGACGGTGACGGCGCCGGGCCGGGTGGCGGTGCCGGGCCGGGTGGCGGTGCCGCGGCGCTCTTCGGCGCCGGCGACCTGCCAGGGCTGGACGTCGCCCGGCTGCTCTGCGGCTCGCAGGGCGGCCTGGGGGTGTTGGTTTCGGCGACCATGCGGGTGCAAACCGTGCCGGCCAGCCGAGTCTGGGTGTCCCACCCGGTCTGGACCCCGTTGGAGGTGCACGACCTGGTCCGGGCCGTGCTCACCGCCGGGCTTGATCCGGCGGCCATCGAGCTGGACCTGCCGGTGCCGGTGCCGTTGCCACGCCGGCGGGTGCACCCGTCGCACCCGTCCGTGTTCCGACGGCCCGACCATCCGGCCGTGGCCGGGCGGCCGGCCGCGGCGGGCAGCCTGGTGGTGCTGCTGGAGGGCGGCCCGGCCGACGTCGCGGAGCGGGTCGAGCGGCTCACCGCACTGCTCGGGGGCGACGCGGTCGCCGGGCACACGGCGCCGGAGTGGTGGGGGCGCTATCCGTTCGCCCCGGGTGACACCGCGTTGCGGATCGAGGTGCCCATCAACGACCTGCACGCGGCGGTCTACGCGCTGCGTGACGCGGCGGGCGGCCCGGTGCCGGTCCGGGGCTCCGCCGGGGTCGGCACGGTGCACGCCGCCCTGCCCGGCTCGCTGGCGCCCGACCGGGTGGCCTCGATCCTGGCCGCAGTCCGGGGGGTGCTTCTCGCCCGGCAGGGCCGCTGCGTGGTGGTGTCCGCCCCCGGCCCGGTCCGGCGGGTCGTCGACCTGTGGGGCGAGTTGCCCGCCCTGCCCGGCCTCCGCACGGCGAAGGCGCACCTGGACCCCCACCACCGCCTGGCCCCCGGCCGCCTCCCCGGCGGCCTCTGA
- a CDS encoding SpoIIE family protein phosphatase — translation MSAEAGPATNGGADEHVRRVRLPADRRTPAAARALVRSVLAEANLDELLDEALLLTTELTTNAVEHARTELDIEVEADTGGLTVTVTDFAAGPVEDLVVGVRNVTADITEVAERGRGLLLVDHFASRWGTTYLPTGKGIWFRLDRHDVAPPARSVTAERPTTAVDPGGAGDGTPSAAAMSELMQTNPDPYADDPLPEFATGLLTRLAEMVGAAGGVVRLDRGDGQGSQLLARYGRHPREGNELLRVPLAVHRPYTGELELDAAPSAYAQPLAVLAAERLSLHLENDRLRRADVRRSTWLTFLAEASELLAQSLDVELTMALIPQLVVPRLGQWCAVHTTDEWGRLRLAASSHADESVLPHLHRVLRETGPDSIQARLREASRSAAQVPLSGPMEGFAVPLIARGQRLGTLAVGRHQGHRHDPDEVSVLEDVARRAALAIENARIHAERRRVAHTLQQSLLPPVLPVVEGIGFAAEYVPTGGDAEVGGDFYDVVPLPDGRWLVVIGDVSGKGVQAAAVTGLVRDVIRVLAGDGKPLPEVLVRLNETLVERGSGRYCTLALAAVGPGDGDQLDVSLHLAGHDRPVLLHGGGGAAFVGTGGTALGLLDSITTPTADFPLDPGDSLIFYTDGVTERRRGRELFGTERLRGSAAPLAGYSADVVAARLRATAIGFSVEAPRDDIAILVLRNDSL, via the coding sequence GTGTCAGCGGAGGCGGGGCCGGCGACGAACGGCGGCGCGGACGAACACGTCCGGCGGGTCCGGCTCCCTGCGGACCGGCGTACCCCGGCCGCGGCCCGAGCGCTGGTCCGGTCCGTGCTCGCCGAGGCGAACCTGGACGAACTGCTCGATGAGGCGCTGCTGCTCACCACCGAGCTGACCACCAACGCCGTGGAGCACGCGCGCACCGAGCTGGACATCGAGGTCGAAGCGGACACGGGGGGACTGACCGTCACGGTCACCGACTTCGCGGCCGGCCCGGTCGAGGACCTGGTGGTCGGCGTACGCAACGTCACCGCCGACATCACCGAGGTGGCCGAGCGGGGGCGCGGGCTGCTGCTGGTCGACCACTTCGCCAGCCGGTGGGGCACCACCTACCTGCCCACCGGGAAGGGCATCTGGTTCCGACTCGACCGGCACGACGTGGCACCCCCCGCCCGTAGCGTCACGGCCGAGCGGCCCACCACCGCCGTCGACCCGGGTGGGGCGGGGGACGGCACCCCGAGCGCTGCCGCGATGAGCGAGCTGATGCAGACCAACCCCGACCCGTACGCGGACGACCCGCTGCCGGAGTTCGCGACCGGGCTGCTGACCCGGCTCGCCGAGATGGTGGGCGCGGCCGGCGGCGTCGTCCGGCTGGACCGGGGCGACGGGCAGGGCAGCCAGTTGCTCGCCCGGTACGGCCGGCACCCCCGCGAGGGGAACGAACTGCTCCGGGTCCCGCTCGCCGTGCACCGCCCGTACACCGGTGAGCTGGAGCTGGACGCGGCACCCTCGGCGTACGCCCAGCCGCTGGCGGTGCTGGCCGCCGAACGGCTCTCGCTGCACCTGGAGAACGACCGACTGCGTCGGGCGGACGTCCGCCGGTCGACCTGGCTGACCTTCCTCGCCGAGGCGAGCGAACTTCTCGCCCAGTCCCTGGACGTCGAGCTGACCATGGCGCTCATCCCGCAGTTGGTGGTGCCCCGGCTCGGCCAGTGGTGCGCGGTGCACACCACCGACGAGTGGGGCCGGCTGCGGCTCGCCGCGTCCAGCCACGCCGACGAGTCGGTGCTGCCGCACCTGCACCGGGTGCTCAGGGAGACCGGGCCGGACTCGATCCAGGCCCGGCTGCGCGAGGCGTCGCGGAGCGCGGCGCAGGTGCCGCTGAGCGGGCCGATGGAGGGGTTCGCCGTACCGCTGATCGCCCGCGGGCAGCGGCTCGGCACCCTGGCCGTCGGCCGTCACCAGGGGCACCGGCACGATCCGGACGAGGTCTCGGTGCTGGAGGACGTGGCCCGGCGGGCCGCGCTCGCCATCGAGAACGCCCGCATCCACGCCGAGCGCCGGCGGGTCGCCCACACGCTCCAGCAGTCCCTGCTGCCGCCGGTGCTCCCGGTGGTCGAGGGCATCGGCTTCGCCGCCGAGTACGTCCCGACCGGCGGCGACGCCGAGGTCGGCGGCGACTTCTACGACGTGGTGCCGCTGCCGGACGGCCGCTGGCTGGTGGTAATCGGGGACGTCTCGGGCAAGGGCGTGCAGGCGGCGGCGGTGACCGGCCTGGTCCGGGACGTCATCCGGGTGCTGGCCGGTGACGGCAAGCCGCTGCCGGAGGTGCTGGTCCGGCTCAACGAGACGCTGGTCGAGCGGGGCAGCGGCCGTTACTGCACGCTGGCGCTGGCGGCGGTCGGGCCGGGCGACGGGGACCAGCTCGACGTCTCCCTGCACCTGGCCGGGCACGACCGCCCGGTGCTGCTGCACGGCGGCGGTGGCGCAGCCTTCGTCGGCACGGGTGGTACGGCGCTCGGGCTGCTCGACTCGATCACCACGCCGACAGCCGATTTCCCGCTCGACCCCGGCGACTCGCTGATCTTCTATACCGATGGGGTCACCGAGCGGCGGCGCGGCCGGGAACTCTTCGGCACCGAACGGCTGCGCGGGTCGGCGGCCCCGCTGGCCGGCTACTCGGCGGACGTGGTGGCCGCCCGACTGCGCGCCACGGCGATCGGCTTCTCGGTGGAGGCCCCCCGCGACGACATCGCCATCCTGGTGCTCCGCAACGACTCCCTCTGA